The Juglans microcarpa x Juglans regia isolate MS1-56 chromosome 8S, Jm3101_v1.0, whole genome shotgun sequence genome has a window encoding:
- the LOC121244743 gene encoding tetratricopeptide repeat domain-containing protein PYG7, chloroplastic isoform X1 — MSLLSQSLSLLPPCPCASPSVPSPLSVPSRRRFLLPSRFILAVGSYFSQPTAILQHYGAPVLLTSKTVCRLTLAGFPRFQIFQREMAMKFLTSKTLDECPTNWLLTEDINDGKKPFVWVSLFLCAQTFWLTNAQVAHASEYGKPNMVYETGELFELGIQLSYLLLLLGFLGVGTFYVIRQVLVRRELDLSAKELQEQVRSGDASATEYFELGAVMLRRKFYPAANKYLLQAIEKWDGDDQDLAQVYNALGVSYIRDGKSDKGINQFETAVRLQPGYVTAWNNLGDAYEKKKDYKSALKAFEEVLLFDPNNKVARPRRDALKERAKMYKGVIVKSEER, encoded by the exons ATGTCTCtcctctctcagtctctctctcttctcccaccCTGCCCCTGCGCCTCGCCGTCGGTTCCTTCTCCCCTCTCGGTTCCTTCTCGCCGTCGTTTCCTTCTCCCCTCTCGGTTCATTCTCGCCGTCGGTTCCTACTTCAGTCAACCCACG GCAATTTTGCAGCACTATGGTGCACCGGTTTTGCTAACCTCTAAAACAGTCTGCAGACTGACCCTTGCTGGATTTCCCAGATTTCAG ATATTTCAAAGAGAAATGGCAATGAAATTCCTTACCTCGAAAACTTTAGACG AATGTCCAACGAATTGGTTGCTTACTGAGGATATCAATGATGGAAAAAAACCATTTGTTTGGGTATCTTTGTTCTTGTGTGCACAAACCTTTTGGTTAACTAATGCTCAAGTGGCACATGCAAGTGAATATGGCAAACCAAACATGGTTTATGAGACTGGGGAGTTGTTTGAGTTGGGAATCCAGCTATCATATTTGCTGTTATTGTTAGGTTTCCTCGGGGTTGGGACCTTCTATGTGATTCGTCAAGTCCTTGTACGCAGAGAACTTGATCTTTCAGCTAAAGAATTGCAG GAGCAGGTAAGAAGTGGTGATGCCAGTGCAACCGAGTATTTTGAACTAGGTGCTGTGATGCTGAGGAGGAAATTTTATCCAGCTGCTAATAAATATTTGCTTCAGGCAATTGAGAAATGGGATGGAGATGATCAAGATCTTGCCCAG GTTTACAATGCGCTCGGCGTCAGTTATATCCGTGATGGAAAATCCGACAAGGGAATCAATCAATTCGAGACAGCTGTGAGGCTTCAACCAGGCTATGTCACAGCTTGGAACAACCTTGGCGATGCCtatgagaagaagaaagacTACAAGTCCGCTCTCAAGGCATTTGAAGAAGTGCTTCTTTTTGACCCTAACAATAAGGTGGCACGACCCCGACGAGATGCTCTGAAGGAACGTGCTAAAATGTACAAAGGAGTCATCGTAAAATCGGAGGAGAGATGA
- the LOC121244743 gene encoding tetratricopeptide repeat domain-containing protein PYG7, chloroplastic isoform X2, whose amino-acid sequence MAMKFLTSKTLDECPTNWLLTEDINDGKKPFVWVSLFLCAQTFWLTNAQVAHASEYGKPNMVYETGELFELGIQLSYLLLLLGFLGVGTFYVIRQVLVRRELDLSAKELQEQVRSGDASATEYFELGAVMLRRKFYPAANKYLLQAIEKWDGDDQDLAQVYNALGVSYIRDGKSDKGINQFETAVRLQPGYVTAWNNLGDAYEKKKDYKSALKAFEEVLLFDPNNKVARPRRDALKERAKMYKGVIVKSEER is encoded by the exons ATGGCAATGAAATTCCTTACCTCGAAAACTTTAGACG AATGTCCAACGAATTGGTTGCTTACTGAGGATATCAATGATGGAAAAAAACCATTTGTTTGGGTATCTTTGTTCTTGTGTGCACAAACCTTTTGGTTAACTAATGCTCAAGTGGCACATGCAAGTGAATATGGCAAACCAAACATGGTTTATGAGACTGGGGAGTTGTTTGAGTTGGGAATCCAGCTATCATATTTGCTGTTATTGTTAGGTTTCCTCGGGGTTGGGACCTTCTATGTGATTCGTCAAGTCCTTGTACGCAGAGAACTTGATCTTTCAGCTAAAGAATTGCAG GAGCAGGTAAGAAGTGGTGATGCCAGTGCAACCGAGTATTTTGAACTAGGTGCTGTGATGCTGAGGAGGAAATTTTATCCAGCTGCTAATAAATATTTGCTTCAGGCAATTGAGAAATGGGATGGAGATGATCAAGATCTTGCCCAG GTTTACAATGCGCTCGGCGTCAGTTATATCCGTGATGGAAAATCCGACAAGGGAATCAATCAATTCGAGACAGCTGTGAGGCTTCAACCAGGCTATGTCACAGCTTGGAACAACCTTGGCGATGCCtatgagaagaagaaagacTACAAGTCCGCTCTCAAGGCATTTGAAGAAGTGCTTCTTTTTGACCCTAACAATAAGGTGGCACGACCCCGACGAGATGCTCTGAAGGAACGTGCTAAAATGTACAAAGGAGTCATCGTAAAATCGGAGGAGAGATGA